The window AGCAGTGGGAAGCGATCAAGACCGTCCGCCGGAAGGTCATCGGGGATCCGCCCTATCCGAACTGGACCGCGGTGGGTGTGAACTGGCTGGCGGGCTTCGATTTCGAGATCAAGGTGATTGCGCGCATTCCCCAGTCCAGTTGATTGCCGGGAGAGGGGGCATCACGGGTTCGTGATATTGCAGTGCAATATTATGTTGCGTCGCACCATGGGGTGTGTCATAACACTTTCACCCCGGGCCAAACGGACGGGGTGAGCCATAGCTCAAACCCCGAGGATGGAGAAAACGTCATGACCACCGAAACCAATTCCGTGCTGAACACCTTCAAGGATGCCTTTGCTCCCGTTACCGACGCGCTGAAGAACTTCCAGAACATGGAAGTGCCTGAGGCTGCTCGTGATTTCGTGAAGCGTGGCGCCAACACCGCCAAGGAGCGCGCTGCCGCGATCCACACCGGTGCTGAGAAGGTGACCGGCGCGATCGAGACCGCCGTTGCCGGTTCGGTCAGCGAGACCGCCAAGATCAGCCGCAGCATCCAGCAGGCGATGTATGACGACGCCGAGGCGTTCTTCGCCGGCATCGAGAAGCTGGCGTCCGCCAAGTCGCTGAACGAAGCCGTTTCGATCCAGTCCGACCTGATCCGCGCCCGTGGCGAAGTCGCCGTGGCCCGTGCCAAGTCGGCCTCCGAGTACGTCACCAAGCTGTTCACCGACGGTGCCAAGTCGGCCCAGGACAACCTCTCGAAGGTCGTCGCCTTCAACAAGGTTGCGTAAGCATCCTCAAGATACGATCTCTGATCTGTGAAGGCCCGCTCACGCGGGCCTTCGTTTTGACAGGGCTATCTCATGACGGCCAGTGAGATCCGTTCGCTCGAGATCGACGCAAGCGACGCCTTGCGCGCGGCCGAGCTGCGGCGCGTCAAGGCGCTGGCCACCGCGGTTCTCGCCGGATGCCTGGGGCTGCTGGTGGTCGCCAAGGCGCTGGGTGATCGCCACCCGGTGTTCGGCTTCATCGCCGCCTTCGCGGAAGCTGCCACCATCGGTGGGCTCGCCGACTGGTATGCGGTGGTGGCGCTGTTCCGCCGGCCGCTCGGTTTGCCGATTCCCCACACCGCCATCATCCAGCAGAACCAGCACCGCATCGCCGACAAGCTCGGCGAATTCATCGAAGTGCATTTCCTCAGTTCCGGTGCGGTCGACGCCAAGCTCAAACAAGTCGATTTCGCCACCTTCGTGGCCGATTGGCTCAACGACCGCAAGCGCAGCTCTGATCTCGCGCGATTCGTCCTGCAGCTGTTGCCCGAGGCGCTGTCGGCGGTGGAAAGCTCCGGGCTGAAGACGTTCTTCACCCGCCGCATCGTCAGCCAGATCGAGGGCCTCAATCTGGCGCCGCTCGCCGCCGGCACCTTGCGCGCTTTCATGAAGGACGGCCGGCACCAGGCATTGCTCAACGATCTGCTGGTCGCCGTTCACGGCGCGCTGAACAATCCGCAGACGCTCGCGACGATCCGCGACAAGATCCGTGATGAGTTGCCGACGCTGCTGAGATTCTATCGCGCCGACAAATACGTGCTGAACAAGATTGTGGCGTCGGCAACCTCGCTGTTCGACGACATCCGCAGCGATCCGCAGCATCCGTTTCGCAGCGAATTCGACCAGATGGTCCGCTCGTTCGTGGATAAGCTGGACGGCGAATCCGCCTATGCGGATCGCATCGAGCAGCTCAAGCGTGACGTGCTGGCGCGGCCGGAACTCGGCGACCTGGCGCAGCATCTGTGGTCCAGCGTCATTGCCATGATCAGCGACAACTCCGGCAGCGGCGCCGTGTTGCAGCAGCATCTCTCCAGCATGTTCATGGAAGCGGGCCGCCAGCTCGCCGCCGATCCCGAAATGCGCGCCGAGATCAACCAGGGCCTGGTCGCGGTTCTGCGCAGCTTCATCGCCGACCAGAAGAGCGGCGTCTCCAGTTTCATCGCCGATCAGGTCAAGTCCTGGGACATGGCGCAACTGATCGGCCTGATCGAACTCAACATCGGCCGCGATTTGCAATACATCCGCTTCAACGGCACGCTGATCGGCGGCCTCGCGGGTTTGGCGCTGCATACGGCGGAAGTGCTGATCCGGATGCTGTGAAGCGCGATAAGGTTTATCGCGACATGATAAGCCCCTTTTGTCGTTGCCGGGCTTGTCCCGGCAACCTCGCTTAGGGACGCACTGCTCACCTAAGCGGGATCACCGGGACAAGCCCGGTGATGACAGGAGGAAGCAAACCTGCGCAGCCTACTACACCGCCACCCCCGGACGGCCGATGTCAGTCGCCAGCGCCTGCTCCACCCACTTCGCAATCCGCAGCGTCTTGAAATCCTCGCGATAGGCGCCGACCACCTGCACACCCAGTGGCAGGCGATTTTTGCCGAGGCCCGCGGGCAGTGACACGGCGGGCGCGCCCAGCAGTGTCCACGGCGCGCAATAGTCCGCGTCGCCGGTGTAGCTCAGCCCATGCGGCGCTTCGCCGAATGCCGGCAAGGTCAGCACCGCATCGTATCCAGCCATCTGCACCGCGAAGTCTGCTCGCAGGATCTCCTGCTGCTTCTTCGCCAGCAGATACTCGTAGGCGCTGCGCGTCCGCCCGGCTGTGACGAACTCCTTCAGGCGGTCGCTGGTACGATCGGGGTAGCGTTCCACCAGTTCGGCATAGATGGCGGTCGCCTCGCAGAGCATGATGGTGTTGATCGTGTCCCAGGCGGAACGGTCGAGTGTGCTGAAATCAGCATCATGCACGATCGCGCCGGCCTCGCGCAGCGTTGCAACAGCTGCATCGAACACCTGCTGCTGCTCGGGCTCCGCGCGCGACCATTTTTCAAAACGGACAATGGTCAGGCGAGGCGCTTTCAGCGGATCGAGCCCGCTATCCGCCGCGACCTGAAACGCCGGCACCGGCTGGCCATGCCGGTCGGCGTCGCTCGTGCCGCCGAGCAGCGACAGCGCGAACGCCACGTCGTCGACGCGCCTTGCGAAAAAACCGACATGATCGAGTGACGGGCTCAGGGGGTGCACGCCGACGCGGGGAATGGCGCCGAAGCTGGGCTTGAAGCCGACCACGCCGTTGAAAGCCGCGGGCCGGATCACCGATCCCAGGGTCTGCGAACCCAGCGCCAGCGGCACGATGCGCGCGGCCACCGCCGCCGCGGATCCCGATGACGAGCCGCCCGGCGTATGTTCGGGATTCCAGGGGTTCACCGTGGGTCCCGGATGACGCCAGGCAAACTCGGTGGTGACGGTCTTGCCGAAAATGGTGGCGCCGAGGTTGCGCAGCCGCTCCACGATCCAGGCGTCGGCTGCGGGCACGTGATCCCGGTAGATCGCCGAGCCGTTGGTAGTCGGCATGTCGGATGTCGCGATGATGTCTTTCACCGCGACCGGGACACCCGACAGCGGGCCGGGCCGGCGCGGAGCCAATTGTGCGGGCAGGTATTCAAAAGCCTTCAGCGTGGGCTCGATGGTCCTGGCGCGGCCAGCCAAATCATTCGCATAACGATCCGCGGCCGCATCATCGTGCGCGAACGCGCGTAGCAGATCGAGAACGCCCGCGCCGGAGGACAGCGCGGGTCGGGAATTGGCATCGGTCATGGGATTTGCTCGACACGGAGGCGGGAGCCGCGAGATTACTCCGCGTGCTCCTGCTGTCCAGAGCAACTTTCCGCGTGTGGTTTGTGATCGGCGCGGCCGATCACGGACAACGCGGATTAGATGACCGAGTATCGCATCTGCTTGCTACGGTCGCTCTCTGCGTCCAGGCAGCCGAGCCCCTCGAGGCTGTCGCGCACCGCGATCTCGAGCGGGGTTACCGGCAGCGCATCGCCGAGAAATGCCTGCAGCTTGCGGCCATCGAGCGCAATCGACTCGCGCCAGAGATAACGCATCTCGGCCAATTCGCGGAACAGGTGCACGAACGGCTGCAACGCCAGCACCAGCGGCCATGGAAACGGCCAGACCTTCAGGCCAGGTTTGCCGGTGGCCTTGATAATCGCCTGCGCCATCTCACCCTGCGCCAGCTGATAACCGGCGATATGAAACACATCGAAGGTGGCCAACTCGCTCTCGCGGTCGAGCAAGCGTGCGATGGTCTCGCCGAGATCAGGCAGATAGGCCCAGGCATGGCTGGTGCCGCGCCGCGCCAGCTCAAAAATCCGTTTCACCGGGGCGCCGCGCTGGATCATGGCCGAGGAGAAATTGCTGTTGGCGGTGGAACGCGGGCCGAAGAAATCGCCGGCGCGCACGATCAGCACGGTGGCGCCGGCGCTTGCGGCCGCCTTGAGCCGCTTCTCCATCTCGACGCGGATGGCGCCCTTGCGGGTGCGCGGATGCTGCGGCGAGTCCTCGCGCAGCGACGGAAAGGCGTCGGGGCCGAAATTATAGATGGTGCCCGGCAGCACGATGCGGGCGCCGACCGCCTTTGCGGCGGCAATGGTGTGGTCGATCATCGGCAGCACCAGTTTGTCCCAGTCGCGATATCCCGGCGGGTTGGCGGCGTGGACGATCAGCTGCACGCCCTGTGCGGCACGCAGCACGTCGGCAGCCGACATAGCGTCGCCCGAAATCCAGTCGATCTGCGGATGGGCCGGCTGCGGGCGGCGGGTCAGGCCGCGTACGGTCCAGCCGTGGCGGGCCAAGGCCGCGGCGGTCTCGCCGCCGATGCCGCCGGTGGCGCCGATGATCAGGGCAATGCGGGTGGGCTTGGTCATGTCTGTCCTCGTCGTTTGAATTGCGAACCCGGGAGCAACCATGCCTTCCGTTTTGATATGCGTGAATTGCCTAATCGTGTAGCTTTGATATACATAAATGTATGGAGCCGAACTGGAGCCACTACCGGTCTTTTCTCGCCGTGATGCGCGAAGGCAGTCTGTCGGGGGCGGCGCGGGTGCTCGGCATGACCCAGCCGACGCTCGGACGGCAGATTGCCGAACTCGAACAGGATCTGGGCACCGCGCTGTTCATCCGCTCACAACGAGGGCTGCTGCCGACCGATGCGGCGAAAGACATCGCGCCCCATGCCGAAGCCATGGCCGCGGCCTCCGGCGCCATGGTGCGTTCGGCCTCCGGCGGCACCGGCGACGTCGCCGGTGTCATCCGCCTCACGGCCAGCGAGATCGTTGGTGCCGAAGTGCTGCCGTCGCTGCTGGCGTCGTTCCGTCGCGCGCATCCGGCGGTGGCCATCGAGCTCTCGCTGTCAAATCGTGTGGAGGATCTGCTGAAGGGCGCGGCCGACATCGCCGTGCGCATGGTGCGCCCGGGGCAGCAGGCGCTGGTGGCGCGCCAGCTCGGCAGCGTTGGTCTCGGACTCTACGCACACAAACGCTACTTGGGCTCAAAGGCGCCGCCGGCCACGCTGGACACGCTGCTCAACGACCATGCCCTGATCGGCTTCGATCAGGAAACGCCGTTCCTGCGCGCGCTGCAATCACGCTTGCCGATCACCCGGGCGCGCCTTGCGCTGCGCACCGACAGCGATCTCGCGCAACTCGCCGCGATCCGTGCCGGTTTCGGCATCGGCTTCATCCAGCACGGCATTGCCCGCCGCGATCCGGAGTTGATTGCCGTGCTGCCGGAGGACATCAGCTTCACGCTCGAGGTGTGGCTTGCCTTGCACGAGGATCTGCGCGCCAGCCGGCGACTGCGGCTGATGATGGATCACCTCACCGCGGGACTTGCGGAGTATGTCGCGGGATCGCAGGCGGGTGGGACTGCGCGCAGGCGCGCCGGAGCGAAACCGGGCAAACCGTGAACGCGGCGAATTTCGCTGTCAAACTTGTCCTGTACAGTCGGATTGCGCTTGTCCGGCATGAATCGTGCCTCGTTGGCCGTGCCCGCCGCGGCGTTGGATGGACATTTTCAGTATTCAGGTACGGAGCGTCTCATGAGCCTGTCCGGATTGCGTGCAAGCACGATCGCTTTGGTCTCCGCGACGATGGTTGCGGTTTCGCCGCTCGCGGCCGAGCCCGTGGGACTGCGTGGCTATAATGCCGCGATCGGCGACAGCTCGATCTCCGGCATTTCGTCCGGGGCGTTCATGGCGGTTCAGTTCGGCACGGCCTGGTCCTCGGTGATCAAGGGTGTCGGCGTCGTCGCGGGCGGACCGTTCTGGTGCGCCAAGGCGGACGCAGATGATTTCATGAACGGCTACACCCTGCCGATCATGCACGCGACCGGGTCATGCATGGTGGGACCGCCGCGGGATATGGACGATTATCTCGCCAAGGCCGATGCCAAGGCCGCCTCCGGCGATATCGATCCGCTGCAGAACCTGGCCAGGCAAAAGATCTATCTTTTTCACGGCACCAACGACGCCGTCGTGGCCCGATCGGTCACCGATGCGGCGGCGGATTTCTACCGCCACTATCTGGGCGATGCCGGTCGCGGCAATCTGTATTACCAGACCGCGATCGGAGCCGGACATTCGCTGGTCGTGCTGCAGCAGCCGGCCGGCAATCGCCTGAACGACTGCAAGGATAACGCGCCTCCCTATATCGACCAGTGCGGCTATGATCAGGCCGGCGTCATCCTGCAACACATCTACGGTGCGCTGAATCCGCCCAACCGCGGACAACTCGGCGGCGCGATGCAACGCTTCGATCAGTCGCTCTACACCAAAGGCCGCGAAGCCGGCGCGCTGAGCCTGGGTGAAAACGGCTACGTTTTCGTGCCCAAGGCGTGCGAGGACGGCGGAGCATGCCGCGTCCATATCGCGCTGCATGGCTGCAAACAGGACGCCGGCGAGATCGGCCGGCGGTTCATCGACGACACCGGTTACAATGCCTGGGCCGACACCAACCATCTCATCGTGCTGTATCCCCAGACCAAAGCCAGCTCCTACCTGCCGTTCAATCCGCAGGCCTGCTGGGACTGGTGGAGTTATGTGGATCACGCCGACAGCTACGTCACCAAATCCGGCGCGCAGATCGCAGCCATCAAGGCAATGCTGGACACGCTGACAGCCGGCGCAGCGGCACCGGCAACCCCAGCGCCGGGCGATGGCACCCCGCGTGGACTCACGATCGTCGACACCTCGGACACCAGTGCGGCTCTCGCCTGGACGGCGCAAGGCGGAGCTATGACCTACCGTGTCCAGCGCGCCGGACCGGATGGCGCGTTTGTGACCGTGGGCGACGTGAAGGGGCCCAGTTTCGGCGACTCCGGCCTGGCGCCGCAGTCGACCTATCGCTGGCGTGTCGCGGCCGTTGTCGGCGGGGTCGAAGGACCGCCGTCAGGCGAGGTCGCCGCCATCACCCGCGCAACACCCGCGCCATGCGACAACCCTGGCAGTTGCCCGATCGGCAAATGACGCATCTGGAGCGGGATGAGTTTGGATTGAAGCGCCACAAGCGTTTGCGTCACCTCGCCCCGCTTGCGGGGAGAGGTCGGATTGCGAAGCAATCCGGGTGAGGGGGACTCACCGCGAGTCCGAGCCTGCGAAAAGCGCCCCTCACCCCGACCCTCTCCCCGCAAGCGGGGCGAGGGAGAAGTGGCTCACGCCGCCAGCGTGCTTTCTACCAGCTTGATCCAGTATGACGTGCCGAACACGATGGCCTCGTCGTTGAAGTTGTAGGCGGGGTGGTGCAGCGGCGCGCTGTCGCCGTTGCCGACATTGATGAAGGCGCCGGGGCGGGCCCGCAGCATGAAGGCGAAGTCCTCGCCGCCCATCACCGGCGGCACGCCGACCAGCACATTCTGCTCGCCGACAATCTCCGCCGCCACCCGCGCCGCGATGTCGACCTGGGCGTCGTGATTGACCAGCACGGGCGTTTCGCGCTGATAGTTCAAATCGATCCGCGCGCCGGTCATTCTGGCGACGCCGGCGACCACCTCATGCATGCGCTTTTCCACCAGATCGCGGATCTCGGCCTTCAGGGTGCGCACCGTGCCGGTCAATCTCGCCTTTTGCGGAATCACATTGTGGGCGTTGCCGGCGTGGAATTCGCAGATCGAGATCACGGCGGATTCCAGTGGGTCGATGCTGCGCGACACGATCGACTGCAGCTGTCCGACCAGTTGCGTG is drawn from Bradyrhizobium prioriisuperbiae and contains these coding sequences:
- a CDS encoding NAD-dependent epimerase/dehydratase family protein; protein product: MTKPTRIALIIGATGGIGGETAAALARHGWTVRGLTRRPQPAHPQIDWISGDAMSAADVLRAAQGVQLIVHAANPPGYRDWDKLVLPMIDHTIAAAKAVGARIVLPGTIYNFGPDAFPSLREDSPQHPRTRKGAIRVEMEKRLKAAASAGATVLIVRAGDFFGPRSTANSNFSSAMIQRGAPVKRIFELARRGTSHAWAYLPDLGETIARLLDRESELATFDVFHIAGYQLAQGEMAQAIIKATGKPGLKVWPFPWPLVLALQPFVHLFRELAEMRYLWRESIALDGRKLQAFLGDALPVTPLEIAVRDSLEGLGCLDAESDRSKQMRYSVI
- a CDS encoding extracellular catalytic domain type 2 short-chain-length polyhydroxyalkanoate depolymerase, with protein sequence MSLSGLRASTIALVSATMVAVSPLAAEPVGLRGYNAAIGDSSISGISSGAFMAVQFGTAWSSVIKGVGVVAGGPFWCAKADADDFMNGYTLPIMHATGSCMVGPPRDMDDYLAKADAKAASGDIDPLQNLARQKIYLFHGTNDAVVARSVTDAAADFYRHYLGDAGRGNLYYQTAIGAGHSLVVLQQPAGNRLNDCKDNAPPYIDQCGYDQAGVILQHIYGALNPPNRGQLGGAMQRFDQSLYTKGREAGALSLGENGYVFVPKACEDGGACRVHIALHGCKQDAGEIGRRFIDDTGYNAWADTNHLIVLYPQTKASSYLPFNPQACWDWWSYVDHADSYVTKSGAQIAAIKAMLDTLTAGAAAPATPAPGDGTPRGLTIVDTSDTSAALAWTAQGGAMTYRVQRAGPDGAFVTVGDVKGPSFGDSGLAPQSTYRWRVAAVVGGVEGPPSGEVAAITRATPAPCDNPGSCPIGK
- a CDS encoding LysR family transcriptional regulator; protein product: MEPNWSHYRSFLAVMREGSLSGAARVLGMTQPTLGRQIAELEQDLGTALFIRSQRGLLPTDAAKDIAPHAEAMAAASGAMVRSASGGTGDVAGVIRLTASEIVGAEVLPSLLASFRRAHPAVAIELSLSNRVEDLLKGAADIAVRMVRPGQQALVARQLGSVGLGLYAHKRYLGSKAPPATLDTLLNDHALIGFDQETPFLRALQSRLPITRARLALRTDSDLAQLAAIRAGFGIGFIQHGIARRDPELIAVLPEDISFTLEVWLALHEDLRASRRLRLMMDHLTAGLAEYVAGSQAGGTARRRAGAKPGKP
- a CDS encoding DUF445 domain-containing protein; the encoded protein is MTASEIRSLEIDASDALRAAELRRVKALATAVLAGCLGLLVVAKALGDRHPVFGFIAAFAEAATIGGLADWYAVVALFRRPLGLPIPHTAIIQQNQHRIADKLGEFIEVHFLSSGAVDAKLKQVDFATFVADWLNDRKRSSDLARFVLQLLPEALSAVESSGLKTFFTRRIVSQIEGLNLAPLAAGTLRAFMKDGRHQALLNDLLVAVHGALNNPQTLATIRDKIRDELPTLLRFYRADKYVLNKIVASATSLFDDIRSDPQHPFRSEFDQMVRSFVDKLDGESAYADRIEQLKRDVLARPELGDLAQHLWSSVIAMISDNSGSGAVLQQHLSSMFMEAGRQLAADPEMRAEINQGLVAVLRSFIADQKSGVSSFIADQVKSWDMAQLIGLIELNIGRDLQYIRFNGTLIGGLAGLALHTAEVLIRML
- a CDS encoding phasin, which codes for MTTETNSVLNTFKDAFAPVTDALKNFQNMEVPEAARDFVKRGANTAKERAAAIHTGAEKVTGAIETAVAGSVSETAKISRSIQQAMYDDAEAFFAGIEKLASAKSLNEAVSIQSDLIRARGEVAVARAKSASEYVTKLFTDGAKSAQDNLSKVVAFNKVA
- a CDS encoding amidase, translated to MTDANSRPALSSGAGVLDLLRAFAHDDAAADRYANDLAGRARTIEPTLKAFEYLPAQLAPRRPGPLSGVPVAVKDIIATSDMPTTNGSAIYRDHVPAADAWIVERLRNLGATIFGKTVTTEFAWRHPGPTVNPWNPEHTPGGSSSGSAAAVAARIVPLALGSQTLGSVIRPAAFNGVVGFKPSFGAIPRVGVHPLSPSLDHVGFFARRVDDVAFALSLLGGTSDADRHGQPVPAFQVAADSGLDPLKAPRLTIVRFEKWSRAEPEQQQVFDAAVATLREAGAIVHDADFSTLDRSAWDTINTIMLCEATAIYAELVERYPDRTSDRLKEFVTAGRTRSAYEYLLAKKQQEILRADFAVQMAGYDAVLTLPAFGEAPHGLSYTGDADYCAPWTLLGAPAVSLPAGLGKNRLPLGVQVVGAYREDFKTLRIAKWVEQALATDIGRPGVAV